In Raphanus sativus cultivar WK10039 chromosome 5, ASM80110v3, whole genome shotgun sequence, the following proteins share a genomic window:
- the LOC108857079 gene encoding auxin-responsive protein IAA2 produces the protein MAYEKVNELNLKDTELRLGLPGTEQVKEEQDVSCVRSNKRQLQSDNEEESTTPPTKTQIVGWPPVRSYRKNNNNNNNNNNNNNNNNSVSYVKVSMDGAPYLRKIDLKTYKNYPELLKALENMFKFTIGEYCEREGYKGSEVVPTYEDKDGDWMLVGDVPWDMFSSSCKRLRIMKGSDALALDSAL, from the exons ATGGCGTATGAGAAAGTCAACGAGCTTAACCTTAAGGACACAGAGCTTCGTCTTGGATTACCTGGAACAGAACAAGTTAAAGAAGAACAAGACGTTTCTTGCGTTAGAAGCAACAAGCGTCAACTACAAAGCGATAACGAGGAAGAATCGACTACACCTCCTACAAA AACTCAAATCGTCGGTTGGCCTCCGGTGAGATCTTACCgtaagaacaacaacaacaacaacaacaacaacaacaacaacaacaacaacaacagtgtTAGCTATGTGAAAGTGAGTATGGACGGAGCACCATACCTCCGTAAAATAGATCTCAAAACGTACAAAAACTATCCAGAGCTTCTCAAGGCGTTGGAGAACATGTTCAAGTTCACGATCGGTGAATACTGCGAAAGAGAAGGATACAAAGGATCTGAAGTTGTACCAACGTACGAGGATAAAGATGGAGACTGGATGTTGGTTGGTGATGTGCCATGGGATATGTTCTCTTCCTCTTGTAAGAGACTCAGAATCATGAAAGGATCTGATGCTCTTGCTTTAGACTCTGCcctatga
- the LOC130494459 gene encoding uncharacterized protein LOC130494459 isoform X1, with protein MAGYQTQALQLHGQVCPSLFFCFLSERFCFDEIFLLLIFITFFFCRIETGNFCRNPYNVTGICNRSSCPLANSRYATIRDHDGVFYLYMKTIERAHMPKNLWERIKLPRNYEKALELIDKHLLYWPKLLQHKVKQRLTKMTQIRIRTRKLNLKTREKIMTMPRRDVKREPRREEKALTAAELEKSIETELLERLMKGVYPKILDYPELVPELQKEVEVEVEEEEKEPEIEYVEGYDELLEEDEEDIEDFYGGFPSKESHRDSDDDDYDFEDDDDAEEKVVIHKKGRALKKFDGNGKSKKKSRVVVEVDQEDGDTRQCFKSLKL; from the exons ATGGCAGGCTATCAGACACAAGCATTGCAGTTACATGGCCAAGTATGtccatctcttttcttttgctttttgtctgaaagattttgttttgatgagatttttttgcttttaatttttattactttttttttttgtagaatcGAAACCGGAAACTTCTGCAGAAACCCTTATAACGTAACGGGTATCTGCAACCGAAGCTCTTGCCCTCTTGCCAACAGTCGCTACGCCACCATCCGTGACCACGATG GagtgttttatttatatatgaagaCAAtagagagagctcacatgccaAAGAACTTGTGGGAGAGAATAAAGCTGCCTAGAAACTATGAGAAGGCCCTTGAACTCATTGATAAGCACTTG CTGTATTGGCCCAAGTTGCTGCAGCACAAGGTTAAACAAAGACTGACCAAAATGACTCAGATCCGTATTCGTACCAGAAAACTTAATCTCAAAACAAG GGAGAAGATAATGACTATGCCTAGGAGGGATGTAAAGAGAGAGCCAAGAAGAGAGGAAAAGGCTTTAACAGCAGCAGAGTTGGAGAAG TCCATTGAAACAGAGTTGTTAGAACGTTTGATGAAAGGCGTTTACCCTAAGATACTCGATTACCCAGAGCTTGTTCCTGAACTTCAAAAGGAAGTTGAAGttgaagtagaagaagaagagaag GAGCCAGAGATTGAATATGTTGAAGGCTATGATGAACTcttggaagaagatgaagaagatattGAAGATTTCTATGGCGGCTTCCCATCTAAGGAGTCTCACCGTgacagtgatgatgatgattatg ActttgaagatgatgatgatgctgagGAGAAAGTAGTGATTCATAAAAAGGGGAGAGCTTTGAAAAAGTTTGATGGTAATGGAAAGTCTAAGAAGAAATCAAGAGTAGTTGTTGAG GTCGACCAAGAAGATGGAGATACCAGGCAATGCTTTAAAAGCCTAAAGCTTTGA
- the LOC130494459 gene encoding uncharacterized protein LOC130494459 isoform X3 has protein sequence MSLLCVGVFYLYMKTIERAHMPKNLWERIKLPRNYEKALELIDKHLLYWPKLLQHKVKQRLTKMTQIRIRTRKLNLKTREKIMTMPRRDVKREPRREEKALTAAELEKSIETELLERLMKGVYPKILDYPELVPELQKEVEVEVEEEEKEPEIEYVEGYDELLEEDEEDIEDFYGGFPSKESHRDSDDDDYDFEDDDDAEEKVVIHKKGRALKKFDGNGKSKKKSRVVVEVDQEDGDTRQCFKSLKL, from the exons ATG TCTCTTCTCTGTGTAGGagtgttttatttatatatgaagaCAAtagagagagctcacatgccaAAGAACTTGTGGGAGAGAATAAAGCTGCCTAGAAACTATGAGAAGGCCCTTGAACTCATTGATAAGCACTTG CTGTATTGGCCCAAGTTGCTGCAGCACAAGGTTAAACAAAGACTGACCAAAATGACTCAGATCCGTATTCGTACCAGAAAACTTAATCTCAAAACAAG GGAGAAGATAATGACTATGCCTAGGAGGGATGTAAAGAGAGAGCCAAGAAGAGAGGAAAAGGCTTTAACAGCAGCAGAGTTGGAGAAG TCCATTGAAACAGAGTTGTTAGAACGTTTGATGAAAGGCGTTTACCCTAAGATACTCGATTACCCAGAGCTTGTTCCTGAACTTCAAAAGGAAGTTGAAGttgaagtagaagaagaagagaag GAGCCAGAGATTGAATATGTTGAAGGCTATGATGAACTcttggaagaagatgaagaagatattGAAGATTTCTATGGCGGCTTCCCATCTAAGGAGTCTCACCGTgacagtgatgatgatgattatg ActttgaagatgatgatgatgctgagGAGAAAGTAGTGATTCATAAAAAGGGGAGAGCTTTGAAAAAGTTTGATGGTAATGGAAAGTCTAAGAAGAAATCAAGAGTAGTTGTTGAG GTCGACCAAGAAGATGGAGATACCAGGCAATGCTTTAAAAGCCTAAAGCTTTGA
- the LOC108859484 gene encoding guanine nucleotide-binding protein subunit gamma 2 encodes MEAGSSNSSGQLSGRVVDTRGKHRIHAELKRLEQEARFLEEELEQLEKMDTASASCKEFLDSVESKPDPLLPETIGPVNATWDQWFAGPPEAKGCGCFIL; translated from the exons ATGGAAGCGGGTAGCTCCAATTCGTCGGGTCAGCTTTCGGGGCGGGTCGTTGACACAAGAGGCAAACACAGGATCCACGCCGAACTCAAAAGGCTTGAACAAGAAGCTCGATTCTTAGAG GAAGAGCTGGAGCAGCTTGAAAAGATGGATACTGCATCAGCTTCTTGCAAAGA GTTCTTAGATAGTGTTGAGAGCAAACCAGATCCTCTTCTTCCCGA AACAATAGGGCCAGTGAATGCAACATGGGACCAATGGTTCGCAGGCCCTCCGGAAGCAAAAGGATGTGGCTGCTTCATTCTTTAA
- the LOC130512313 gene encoding uncharacterized protein LOC130512313, with product MPFTMKIQPIDIDSPAVAKPVLKSRLKRLFDRPFRSAAASEKPFPGGGEAQSAAEFEPSSVCLTKMVQNFLEENNEKQAKCGRNRCNCFNGNNDSSSDDESDLFASDHLKSLLTCATVAEINLLAEATKIVDKNNKSVKRKEDMRKIVNEGLLSLHYDSSICKSKWDKSPSFPAGEYEYIDVIVGGERLLIDVDFKSEFDIARQTNGYKALFQSLPFVFVGKSDRLSQIVALISEAAKESLKKRGMHLPPWRKAEYMRSKWMSSYTRATGNAEELPVAAAAAEMEVGGKKLELVFEERSLSPGVINSSSSSLLSVDGGGNDVAVEREVKAVVTGLALLFKEKP from the exons ATGCCGTTTACGATGAAGATCCAACCGATTGATATCGATTCACCTGCCGTAGCTAAACCGGTGCTCAAATCTCGCCTCAAACGTCTCTTTGATCGGCCGTTCAGGAGCGCAGCAGCCTCCGAGAAACCGTTCCCCGGCGGTGGTGAAGCTCAATCCGCGGCGGAGTTCGAGCCGAGCTCCGTTTGTTTAACGAAGATGGTTCAGAACTTCTTAGAGGAGAACAACGAGAAGCAAGCCAAATGTGGGCGTAACCGCTGCAACTGCTTCAACGGCAACAACGATAGCTCCTCAGACGATGAATCAGATCTCTTCGCCTCTGATCATCTCAAG AGCTTGCTCACGTGCGCAACCGTCGCTGAGATAAACCTCTTAGCCGAAGCGACTAAGATTGTGGATAAGAACAACAAATCAGTCAAACGAAAAGAAGATATGAGGAAGATCGTCAACGAAGGACTCTTATCTCTTCACTACGACTCTTCGATCTGCAAATCGAAATGGGACAAGTCTCCGTCGTTCCCGGCCGGCGAATACGAGTACATAGACGTGATCGTCGGAGGAGAACGGTTGTTGATCGACGTCGATTTCAAATCGGAGTTCGACATCGCGAGGCAGACGAACGGTTACAAGGCGCTGTTTCAGTCTCTACCGTTCGTCTTCGTCGGGAAATCCGATCGGCTGAGTCAGATCGTCGCGTTGATCTCCGAGGCGGCGAAGGAGAGCTTGAAGAAGAGAGGAATGCATCTGCCTCCGTGGAGGAAGGCTGAGTACATGAGGTCTAAGTGGATGTCGTCGTATACCAGAGCCACCGGGAACGCCGAGGAGCTGCCTGTTGCGGCGGCCGCGGCGGAGATGGAGGTTGGTGGTAAAAAGCTTGAGCTGGTTTTTGAGGAGAGATCTTTGTCTCCGGGAGTGATTaactcttcctcctcttccttgTTGTCTGTTGACGGCGGTGGTAATGACGTGGCGGTGGAGAGAGAAGTGAAAGCCGTCGTCACCGGTTTAGCTTTACTCTTCAAGGAGAAGCCCTAA
- the LOC130495066 gene encoding plastidial pyruvate kinase 1, chloroplastic-like has product MSQSINFSTLSRTPHLLHLSPHSRFNRPLTSLSFRQFTLNHTSLITSSSSKLLHSPAERSVVAAAVSTDTAGIEVDTVTEAELKENGFRSTRRTKLICTIGPATCGFEQLEALAEGGMNVARLNMCHGTREWHRGVIRSVRRLNEEKGFAVAIMMDTEGSEIHMGDLGGESSAKSEDGEVWTFTVRAFDSSRPARTISVSYDGFAEDVRVGDELLVDGGMVRFEVIEKIGPDVKCLCTDPGLLLPRANLTFWRDGSLVRERNAMLPTISSKDWLDIDFGISEGVDFIAVSFVKSAEVINHLKSYLAARSCGGDVGVIAKIESIDSLTNLEEIILASDGAMVARGDLGAQIPLEQVPAAQQRIVKVCRALNKPVIVASQLLESMIEYPTPTRAEVADVSEAVRQRSDALMLSGESAMGQFPDKALTVLRSVSLRIERWWREEKRYESTPLQPIGSGFSDRISEEICNSAAKMANNLGVDAVFVYTKDGHMASLVSRCRPDCPIFAFTTTTSVRRRLNLQWGLIPFRLSFSEDMESNLNKTFSLLKSRGMIKSGDLVVAVSDMLQSIQVMNVP; this is encoded by the exons ATGTCTCAGTCAATCAATTTCTCAACTCTCTCACGCACTCCTCACCTTCTCCACCTATCTCCTCACTCACGCTTCAACCGTCCTCTCACCTCCTTATCCTTCCGCCAATTCACTCTCAACCACACTTCATTAATCACATCCTCCTCCTCGAAGCTCCTTCACTCTCCCGCTGAGCGATCCGTCGTAGCCGCGGCGGTCTCGACGGATACAGCGGGGATAGAGGTAGACACGGTGACGGAAGCGGAGCTGAAGGAGAACGGATTCAGGAGCACGAGGAGGACGAAGCTGATCTGCACGATCGGGCCGGCAACGTGCGGGTTCGAGCAGCTGGAAGCGCTCGCGGAGGGAGGCATGAACGTGGCGAGGCTCAACATGTGCCACGGCACGCGGGAGTGGCACCGAGGGGTGATACGCAGCGTCAGGAGGCTCAACGAGGAGAAAGGATTCGCGGTCGCGATCATGATGGATACCGAAGGTAGTGAGATTCACATGGGAGATCTCGGCGGTGAATCTTCTGCTAAATCTGAG GATGGTGAGGTGTGGACGTTCACTGTTAGAGCCTTTGATTCTTCTCGTCCTGCACGTACCATCAGTGTTAGCTATGATGGTTTTGCTGAAG ATGTGAGAGTTGGTGATGAACTTCTGGTTGATGGTGGAATGGTGAGATTTGAAGTGATTGAAAAGATTGGTCCTGACGTCAAGTGTCTATGTACTGACCCTGGACTCTTGCTTCCTCGAGCTAACTTGACTTTCTGGAGAGATGGAAGTCTTGTACGCGAGCGTAATGCTATGCTTCCAACAATCTCTTCCAAG gACTGGTTGGATATTGATTTTGGAATCTCTGAAGGTGTGGATTTCATTGCTGTATCGTTTGTCAAGTCAGCTGAAGTCATTAATCATCTTAAAAGCTATCTCGCTGCTCGTTCCTGTGGAGG GGACGTAGGAGTGATTGCAAAGATCGAGAGTATCGATTCCTTAACAAACTTGGAAGAGATTATCCTAGCATCTGATGGAGCCATGGTTGCAAGAGGAGATCTGGGAGCTCAGATACCTCTTGAGCAAGTTCCAGCGGCTCAACAGAGAATCGTCAAAGTCTGCAGAGCGCTGAACAAACCCGTCATCGTTGCCTCTCAGCTACTCGAGTCAATGATCGAGTACCCAACTCCAACCAGAGCAGAAGTAGCCGACGTGTCTGAAGCAGTAAGGCAAAGATCAGACGCGTTGATGCTCTCTGGAGAATCAGCTATGGGTCAGTTCCCGGACAAGGCTCTCACGGTTCTCAGGAGTGTCAGTCTAAGGATCGAAAGATGGTGGAGGGAAGAGAAACGTTACGAGTCTACACCACTTCAACCTATAGGCTCTGGTTTCTCAGACAGAATCTCTGAAGAGATCTGTAACTCTGCTGCTAAAATGG CAAACAACCTCGGAGTGGATGCGGTTTTTGTCTACACAAAGGACGGACACATGGCGTCTTTAGTCTCCCGGTGTCGCCCTGACTGCCCGATCTTCGCGTTCACGACCACAACCTCGGTGAGGAGACGGTTGAACCTGCAATGGGGACTGATCCCATTCCGTCTAAGCTTCTCAGAGGACATGGAGAGCAACTTGAACAAAACATTCTCGTTACTGAAATCAAGAGGTATGATTAAGTCAGGCGACCTCGTGGTCGCAGTCTCGGACATGTTGCAATCCATCCAGGTAATGAACGTTCCGTAG
- the LOC130494459 gene encoding uncharacterized protein LOC130494459 isoform X2 — MQDDEVIWQAIRHKHCSYMAKIETGNFCRNPYNVTGICNRSSCPLANSRYATIRDHDGVFYLYMKTIERAHMPKNLWERIKLPRNYEKALELIDKHLLYWPKLLQHKVKQRLTKMTQIRIRTRKLNLKTREKIMTMPRRDVKREPRREEKALTAAELEKSIETELLERLMKGVYPKILDYPELVPELQKEVEVEVEEEEKEPEIEYVEGYDELLEEDEEDIEDFYGGFPSKESHRDSDDDDYDFEDDDDAEEKVVIHKKGRALKKFDGNGKSKKKSRVVVEVDQEDGDTRQCFKSLKL; from the exons ATGCAAGACGATGAGGTTATATGGCAGGCTATCAGACACAAGCATTGCAGTTACATGGCCAA aatcGAAACCGGAAACTTCTGCAGAAACCCTTATAACGTAACGGGTATCTGCAACCGAAGCTCTTGCCCTCTTGCCAACAGTCGCTACGCCACCATCCGTGACCACGATG GagtgttttatttatatatgaagaCAAtagagagagctcacatgccaAAGAACTTGTGGGAGAGAATAAAGCTGCCTAGAAACTATGAGAAGGCCCTTGAACTCATTGATAAGCACTTG CTGTATTGGCCCAAGTTGCTGCAGCACAAGGTTAAACAAAGACTGACCAAAATGACTCAGATCCGTATTCGTACCAGAAAACTTAATCTCAAAACAAG GGAGAAGATAATGACTATGCCTAGGAGGGATGTAAAGAGAGAGCCAAGAAGAGAGGAAAAGGCTTTAACAGCAGCAGAGTTGGAGAAG TCCATTGAAACAGAGTTGTTAGAACGTTTGATGAAAGGCGTTTACCCTAAGATACTCGATTACCCAGAGCTTGTTCCTGAACTTCAAAAGGAAGTTGAAGttgaagtagaagaagaagagaag GAGCCAGAGATTGAATATGTTGAAGGCTATGATGAACTcttggaagaagatgaagaagatattGAAGATTTCTATGGCGGCTTCCCATCTAAGGAGTCTCACCGTgacagtgatgatgatgattatg ActttgaagatgatgatgatgctgagGAGAAAGTAGTGATTCATAAAAAGGGGAGAGCTTTGAAAAAGTTTGATGGTAATGGAAAGTCTAAGAAGAAATCAAGAGTAGTTGTTGAG GTCGACCAAGAAGATGGAGATACCAGGCAATGCTTTAAAAGCCTAAAGCTTTGA